The Oreochromis niloticus isolate F11D_XX linkage group LG15, O_niloticus_UMD_NMBU, whole genome shotgun sequence genome includes a region encoding these proteins:
- the LOC100698963 gene encoding aquaporin-4 isoform X2 produces MTAFKGIWTKEFWRCVTAEFSAMLIFVLLGLGSTINWGTVKEDPHPPDLVLISLCFGLTIATMVQCFGHISGAHINPAVTVAMVVTRKLSLAKAVFYLLAQCVGAIVGAAVLYGITPASVRGGMGVTEVNESISVGTALVVELFITFQLIFTIFATCDHKRKDLKGSSALAIGLSVCVGHLFAIPYTGASMNPARSFGPAMVTWSWENHWVYWVGPSMGGTLAAALYEYLFCPDPEVKKRFSETFVKTPFTAAKQRQDSATAQEPLFTVMDVERAERREREVSGEVLSSV; encoded by the exons ATGACTGCCTTTAAGGGCATCTGGACTAAGGAGTTCTGGCGCTGTGTGACGGCTGAGTTCTCTGCCATGCTGATCTTTGTCCTGCTTGGCCTCGGTTCAACCATCAACTGGGGCACTGTTAAGGAGGATCCCCACCCCCCCGACCTCGTGCTCATCTCTCTCTGCTTTGGCCTGACTATTGCCACCATGGTGCAGTGCTTCGGCCACATTAGTGGGGCTCATATCAATCCAGCGGTCACAGTAGCCATGGTTGTGACCAGGAAGCTGAGCCTGGCTAAAGCAGTCTTCTATCTCCTGGCCCAGTGTGTGGGAGCCATAGTTGGGGCGGCCGTACTGTACGGGATCACCCCAGCCTCTGTTAGGGGTGGGATGGGAGTCACTGAA GTGAATGAAAGTATCTCTGTGGGTACCGCCCTGGTTGTAGAACTCTTCATCACCTTTCAGCTGATCTTCACCATCTTTGCCACCTGTGACCACAAACGTAAAGATCTTAAAGGTTCATCTGCTTTGGCTATTGGcctttctgtttgtgttggtCATCTGTTTGCT ATTCCCTACACTGGAGCCAGTATGAACCCAGCTCGGTCCTTCGGCCCAGCGATGGTCACATGGTCCTGGGAAAACCACTGG GTGTACTGGGTGGGTCCGTCAATGGGTGGCACTCTGGCTGCAGCTCTTTATGAATACCTGTTCTGCCCCGACCCAGAGGTGAAGAAACGTTTCTCCGAGACTTTCGTGAAGACGCCCTTCACTGCTGCTAAACAACGACAGGATTCAGCCACGGCCCAGGAGCCTCTGTTCACTGTCATGGATGTAGAAAGAGctgagaggagggagagggaggtgtCTGGGGAGGTGCTGTCCTCTgtgtga
- the LOC100698963 gene encoding aquaporin-4 isoform X1: MTESGRALERLRRCCFPCTPPSQFWPPSCFTQDKAMTAFKGIWTKEFWRCVTAEFSAMLIFVLLGLGSTINWGTVKEDPHPPDLVLISLCFGLTIATMVQCFGHISGAHINPAVTVAMVVTRKLSLAKAVFYLLAQCVGAIVGAAVLYGITPASVRGGMGVTEVNESISVGTALVVELFITFQLIFTIFATCDHKRKDLKGSSALAIGLSVCVGHLFAIPYTGASMNPARSFGPAMVTWSWENHWVYWVGPSMGGTLAAALYEYLFCPDPEVKKRFSETFVKTPFTAAKQRQDSATAQEPLFTVMDVERAERREREVSGEVLSSV, encoded by the exons ATGACGGAGAGCGGCAGGGCTCTGGAGCGCCTGAG GAGGTGTTGCTTTCCCTGTACACCACCCTCTCAGTTCTGGCCTCCATCGTGCTTCACTCAAGACAAAGCTATGACTGCCTTTAAGGGCATCTGGACTAAGGAGTTCTGGCGCTGTGTGACGGCTGAGTTCTCTGCCATGCTGATCTTTGTCCTGCTTGGCCTCGGTTCAACCATCAACTGGGGCACTGTTAAGGAGGATCCCCACCCCCCCGACCTCGTGCTCATCTCTCTCTGCTTTGGCCTGACTATTGCCACCATGGTGCAGTGCTTCGGCCACATTAGTGGGGCTCATATCAATCCAGCGGTCACAGTAGCCATGGTTGTGACCAGGAAGCTGAGCCTGGCTAAAGCAGTCTTCTATCTCCTGGCCCAGTGTGTGGGAGCCATAGTTGGGGCGGCCGTACTGTACGGGATCACCCCAGCCTCTGTTAGGGGTGGGATGGGAGTCACTGAA GTGAATGAAAGTATCTCTGTGGGTACCGCCCTGGTTGTAGAACTCTTCATCACCTTTCAGCTGATCTTCACCATCTTTGCCACCTGTGACCACAAACGTAAAGATCTTAAAGGTTCATCTGCTTTGGCTATTGGcctttctgtttgtgttggtCATCTGTTTGCT ATTCCCTACACTGGAGCCAGTATGAACCCAGCTCGGTCCTTCGGCCCAGCGATGGTCACATGGTCCTGGGAAAACCACTGG GTGTACTGGGTGGGTCCGTCAATGGGTGGCACTCTGGCTGCAGCTCTTTATGAATACCTGTTCTGCCCCGACCCAGAGGTGAAGAAACGTTTCTCCGAGACTTTCGTGAAGACGCCCTTCACTGCTGCTAAACAACGACAGGATTCAGCCACGGCCCAGGAGCCTCTGTTCACTGTCATGGATGTAGAAAGAGctgagaggagggagagggaggtgtCTGGGGAGGTGCTGTCCTCTgtgtga
- the LOC100698963 gene encoding aquaporin-4 isoform X3, which yields MTESGRALERLRRCCFPCTPPSQFWPPSCFTQDKAMTAFKGIWTKEFWRCVTAEFSAMLIFVLLGLGSTINWGTVKEDPHPPDLVLISLCFGLTIATMVQCFGHISGAHINPAVTVAMVVTRKLSLAKAVFYLLAQCVGAIVGAAVLYGITPASVRGGMGVTEVNESISVGTALVVELFITFQLIFTIFATCDHKRKDLKGSSALAIGLSVCVGHLFAIPYTGASMNPARSFGPAMVTWSWENHWTV from the exons ATGACGGAGAGCGGCAGGGCTCTGGAGCGCCTGAG GAGGTGTTGCTTTCCCTGTACACCACCCTCTCAGTTCTGGCCTCCATCGTGCTTCACTCAAGACAAAGCTATGACTGCCTTTAAGGGCATCTGGACTAAGGAGTTCTGGCGCTGTGTGACGGCTGAGTTCTCTGCCATGCTGATCTTTGTCCTGCTTGGCCTCGGTTCAACCATCAACTGGGGCACTGTTAAGGAGGATCCCCACCCCCCCGACCTCGTGCTCATCTCTCTCTGCTTTGGCCTGACTATTGCCACCATGGTGCAGTGCTTCGGCCACATTAGTGGGGCTCATATCAATCCAGCGGTCACAGTAGCCATGGTTGTGACCAGGAAGCTGAGCCTGGCTAAAGCAGTCTTCTATCTCCTGGCCCAGTGTGTGGGAGCCATAGTTGGGGCGGCCGTACTGTACGGGATCACCCCAGCCTCTGTTAGGGGTGGGATGGGAGTCACTGAA GTGAATGAAAGTATCTCTGTGGGTACCGCCCTGGTTGTAGAACTCTTCATCACCTTTCAGCTGATCTTCACCATCTTTGCCACCTGTGACCACAAACGTAAAGATCTTAAAGGTTCATCTGCTTTGGCTATTGGcctttctgtttgtgttggtCATCTGTTTGCT ATTCCCTACACTGGAGCCAGTATGAACCCAGCTCGGTCCTTCGGCCCAGCGATGGTCACATGGTCCTGGGAAAACCACTGG ACGGTTTAA